From the genome of Candidatus Methylomirabilota bacterium, one region includes:
- a CDS encoding (2Fe-2S)-binding protein — MADLVTVRLKVNGIAYEERCEPRKLLVDFVREDLGLTGTHVGCEHGICGACTILVDGEAARSCIMLAVQADGAELTTVEGLMRDGKLHPLQEAFREHHGLQCGFCTPGMLLTALDFLRTNPSPTEAEIREGISAVLCRCTGYHGIIKAVEAAAPALRKS, encoded by the coding sequence GTGGCTGACCTCGTCACCGTCCGCCTCAAGGTGAACGGCATCGCGTACGAGGAGCGCTGCGAGCCCCGGAAGCTCCTCGTGGACTTCGTCCGAGAGGACCTCGGGCTCACGGGCACGCACGTCGGCTGCGAGCATGGCATCTGCGGCGCGTGCACGATCCTCGTGGACGGCGAAGCCGCGCGCTCGTGCATCATGCTCGCCGTCCAGGCCGACGGCGCCGAGCTCACCACGGTCGAGGGGCTCATGCGCGACGGCAAGCTCCATCCGCTCCAGGAGGCGTTCCGCGAGCACCACGGCCTCCAGTGCGGCTTCTGCACGCCGGGGATGCTGCTCACCGCGCTCGACTTCCTGCGCACGAACCCGTCGCCGACCGAGGCCGAGATCCGCGAGGGGATCTCCGCCGTGCTCTGCCGCTGCACCGGCTACCACGGCATCATCAAGGCCGTCGAGGCCGCCGCCCCCGCGCTCAGGAAGTCGTGA